Proteins encoded within one genomic window of Natator depressus isolate rNatDep1 chromosome 1, rNatDep2.hap1, whole genome shotgun sequence:
- the MMP7 gene encoding matrilysin has product MRYILLCAALFLPGSLALPVPLKTAPPSSEDLKRLQNYLDRFFPSINKAGGRTLEEKIKEMQKFFHLTVTGKFNSETEEMMDQPRCGIPDVLDYSTFPGNPRWRKNLLTYRILNYTPDLPRFMVEKAIQKAFKVWSDVTPLKFQKVAGREADILIRFAHGAHGDLSPFDGRGGTLAHAFAPGSGLGGDAHFDEGEKWSQDHIGTNLFLVAAHEFGHSLGLGHSNVQGALMYPIYRYWDPNTFSLPADDKRGIQKLYGRKRENF; this is encoded by the exons ATGAGATACATCCTACTCTGTGCTGCACTGTTCCTGCCTGGAAGTCTTGCTCTCCCGGTTCCGCTTAAGACAGCGCCACCGAGCTCTGAAGACCTGAAGCGTTTACAG aattACCTTGACAGGTTCTTTCCATCCATTAATAAAGCAGGTGGCCGTACCTTAGAAGAGAAAATTAAAGAGATGCAGAAATTTTTCCACCTGACTGTAACAGGAAAATTTAATTCAGAAACGGAGGAAATGATGGATCAGCCAAGGTGTGGCATCCCCGATGTATTAGATTACAGCACATTTCCAGGAAATCCAAGATGGAGGAAGAATTTATTGACTTACAG GATCCTTAACTATACACCTGATCTGCCTCGTTTTATGGTGGAGAAAGCAATACAAAAGGCTTTTAAGGTGTGGAGTGATGTGACTCCGCTGAAGTTTCAAAAAGTTGCCGGGAGAGAAGCAGATATCCTGATTCGTTTTGCACATGGTG CACATGGCGACTTATCCCCCTTTGATGGAAGAGGGGGAACACTGGCCCATGCATTTGCACCTGGCTCAGGGTTAGGAGGAGATGCTCACTTTGATGAGGGTGAGAAGTGGTCACAAGATCATATAG GAACAAATTTGTTCCTTGTTGCTGCACATGAATTTGGTCATTCTTTGGGACTGGGTCATTCAAATGTTCAAGGTGCTCTGATGTATCCTATCTATCGCTACTGGGACCCAAACACCTTCAGCCTTCCAGCTGATGACAAACGAGGAATTCAGAAATTATATG GCCGCAAACGTGAAAACTTCTAA